GGGCCTGGCTTCCCCCCACAGCGGCCCTGACTCACCCTCTGCTCGCCGGGCCCAGTAGATGGGGGTCCTTGTGCACAGGCGCTGCACCAAATCCCCCACCTGGGCAGGGTCCACCTCGTGGCTCCCCTGCACTGCCAGCAGCTCCTGGGTGTGTTGGGTGTCCTGGGCAGGGCCCCGAGGCTCTTGGACCTGTTGAGAAGGCTCTGGTGGGCTGTGGGACAGGGCTGCTCCCTACTCCTGGCTGGGCGGGGCTGGATACCCCCCAACCCCCAGTGATGTCCCCACCCTCTGCTCTTGTCAGCAGCCTGGGCTCAGGGTGGAGAGAGCTTCCTGTTCCCTGAAACCAGAGCTCCAGCCTATCCTGTGCCCAGCTGCACACAGGACCCTTTGTCTAGCCCCTGGTGGggggctgtgcccagcaggaTGGCTCACCTTGGAGGTATCCATCAGCAGCCGCAGGGTCTCCCGATCACTGTCCTCCATCAGGCGGAGGAAGCAGGCCTGGTGCTCCTCGGGGCGGTAACAGATGCAGccctggggaggcagggaggtgaggcagggCCACCCCGACCGACACCTGCAAGGGTGACGTGACCCCTCCCTGCCCACTCACGCTCTGCCCGTCGAACAGCACCACCCAGCTGTGGTTGCTCTGAGGTGAGGTCACTGTGATGGTCGCTGCGTTCCGGGCCACGTCCACCAGGATGGTTTGGTTGGGCCGGGGCATGTGGGGGCTTGGGAGGGTCATTCGCAGCGTCTGCAGCCTTGGCTGGCAGTGGGAGTTGGAGTTCAGCTGGGCAGCTGGACAACCCCAGCACAGCCGCCAGCTCTGGGCTGCAGGACTCCTGACATCCCCGAGTGGGCCCTTCCACCTCTGGCCGTCTGCTCCTAGGCGGTCACTGCCTGCTCTGCACCCTGGCTCTGCTGGAGGCTGGGATGTGCCagcttccctttccccttttcaCTGTCCACATCCCTGGTGCTGAGGAGGGGCTCACCTTGGGAGGGCCCTGAGCGAAGCCAAGAAGCCCTCCAGCCACAGCTCCCGCAGTGGCCAGtgccaggagcagcagcagcagggataGGCCCGTGGCTCTCCAGCCCCCACAGGTGGGCTTGGTCTTCACCTGGGGGCGCATTAGGGTCAGAAGGGTCATGGGGTTTAGAGATCAGGGAgccagtgggctggggaagggaggggctgGGTGGCCGGGGGCACCCCCTGGGTCCTTGCTGCAGGAGTGATGGGAGGCACTCACCCCTGTAGGCCCAGGTTTGGGGCGCTCAGCGCGGCAGTTCGCTGGCTTCATCCTGCAGCCCCTGCTCACAATGTGCCGATTGTCTGCGCCCCTTGTCTGCAGCCTTGGCCGGGGAAACTCAGAACGCCTCCCCTCCTAACCCTGCGCCTCTCCCTCAGCTCCGGATCTGATATCCAGGTCAGAGCCAGGACagtcccctcctcccacctgggGGATGCCTGTCACCAGGCCCGGCTCCAGACACCTGGCCTGTGCAGACTAGAGATCAGGGTCTGGGAGGCATAGGGCTGGGCTGAGTAGAAATCCAGTCCAGCTGAACGACTGGAGGGCAGTCCAGGCCCGGCCAGGGCGACTCACTAAGTGTGGTTGGGGTGGATTTCGTTTTCCTAAAGTGGCCTGAGTCTCTCAGGTTACCCTTGACTCCCAGAGCTGGGCACAGGGCCTGACACACCACAAGCTGTCAATAAATGCCTGCTCAGTGAATGACAGGTGTGGGACTATGCACCCCCAGCCACTTCCCAGTCCCCACACACCCAAGTCCAGGGGCTTCCTGAAGGCTGGACCACAGACAGGCAGCCTGCTGTGCCTGTGCCCCCAGAATAGTCAGGCCAGCCTCGGGGGCCcgcccagcacttttttttttgagatgggagtcttgctgtgtcccctaggctggagtggagtggcgtgatctcggctcactgcaacctctgtctcctgggttcacacaattctcacgcctcagcctcctgagtagctgggattacagatatatgccaccatgtcccactaatttttgtatttttagtagagatgggtttccaccattttggccaggctggtcttgaactcctgaccgcaagtgatccgcctgcctcagcctcctaaagtgttgggattacaggtgtgagccaccgcgcccggcccagaattaCTTCTGAGCTCTGCCCCCTGCCCTGGGCTCTCTGCCATGGCAGCCCACCAGCTTCACTCTGAGGCCTTTTCCTTCCCTGGTTTCCCTTTGTGCCTGGCTTTCCCTCATTCTCCAGAACATCTTCCTCTGACCCAGGCCAGGAGTGGGCAGTTGCCATTCCAGCTCGAGTTGGAACCCCAGCTACCCATCTACTTTGAATCCTCCCACCCGCGGCGAGACGGCATCGCCCGGGCCAATGCAAGGCGAGAGCAAGGACACCCGAGCCAGTGTGGGTTTGAGAGTTTAATCTGTGCTCTGGTGCAGACAGTGCCGCAGCCCCTCATGGGCTAGAGACAGGGCGCACAGGGACTCCTAGCCCCCACCCGGCAAGAGAGGCATCACCGAGGCTGCACCTGCCACGCACTCTTGGTGTGACTGCACCCTGCCAGGCCAGACCCGGCTTGAGCCAACCTAGCCAAGCCAGCGTCAGCGCCACCAGCCTCATGGGCACAGCTGCCCTCATGCTGCTCCGCAGCACCCTCTAAACCTGACATCCCAGGCCTGGGAGGTGCTGAAGGCTCAGGACGCCCCTTATTGCTCTGAAGTCTTTGTGACCAAGTGGAGTGTTGTGACTATGGGGCCAAGAGAGAAGCTGCTGGGCAAGGTGCTGGTAGGGAGCCAGCCAGAAGGTGAGTGTCCTGGTATGGCCTTGCTGAGTCTGCTGTCAGGCCTGTGAAAGGTCAGCAGAGCAAAGGAGCAGGCAGGAGAGACCAGAGCCCCGCCCAGAACCTTGGCGAGCTGGTGGCCCTGCCAAGTCCTCCTCCTGGCCACTGAAGAGGGAATCCAGGGCAAGGCAGGTGACCTCCTGGGCCACCAGCCTCTAACCCCTACCCCAACCTAGGGAATGGGAGGACTGGAAGAGACTGGATGCTTTGTAAAGGACTTGCTGTTCTCGGGGACACaactctcctcccctcccctcccagagCCCTGGATGACTGACAGGCATTCCTAGGCCAACACATGCTTCAGCCGAGCTGCCGAATGCAGGGCACCTGGATGACAGGCATTCCTCAGCCAACACATGCTTCAGCCGTGCTACTGGCTGCAGGGCACAGAGGCTCCTTCAGTGGGATTTTCCCTACGACACAGAGCACAGCTATTAACACACTTAAGATTCAACTCCATTGCCTGACACAGTTGTTCAAAGTTAAAAACTGTTTGGTAGCAGCACTGCTCTGAGCTCCCTGCACTGCAGCCCCGAGTTCAGCGAAGGCGTTCACGCCATCGCGGCTGCTCAGTCCAAATCACCTGGGTTTAAATGCACACTTGAGACGGCAAGAGGTTTAGCTGGGCCGCATTTGCAGAACTGGGCAGCAGCCCTGGGTATCTGAAACGGAACAGACACTCAGTTGTGACATCAGAGTGGTTTTCAAGGAAGTAGGGGAGGCGGGAGGGTGGTGAGGGCAGCACTTTGTACCCAGTGGCAGAGAGATGCCACCTGGGAGCAGCCTCCTCCACTCTCTCCCTGCCGGGAGGCACAGAAACACAGAAGGCTCCGCCGGACTTCCAGTCACACTGATGGGACCCTGGTCCATGCAAGCCTCTCCCAATAGTCAGAATAATCAGTCCCTCCACCCCGAGGGGCTGGATCCCTGAATGAGTTTTTCCATAAAATACAGGACACACACCCCTAGACCTGCCTCGGTTACCTGAATCCCGGACAGGTGCTGAGCCTGCCCCCCCCCCCAACGCCACAATGCCTTCCAAGCCTAAAAGTGCATCTTCGATTACAAGCATCTGTAAACAAAATCGTCTCCCAAACGTGTACTTACAAGGTTAACAATGAATGCCTTTGCTTAACTCCAATTACACTCCTTGAAGCCACTTAGCAGAACAGATGCCTAAGCCCCACCTATTAATTTGGGTAActggttttcaatttttttttttttttattctggagATTAAAGACACCCAATCTTTAACCTTGAAGGGCAGGCAAAAGGTCGGCTATGCTGTCAACATAGAAGTCAGGCACCATTTTCTTCTTAGACACGCAGTCACTTTCCTGATTATTCTTCACATCTCCTAGAGTGGAGACTCCGGTGAGGGTCAGGATGGTCTTCAGGCCACAGGTGACGCCTAGGAGGATGTCTGTGTCCAGGCGGTCTCCCACCATGACGGTGCGCTCGGGGTTGATGCCGTATTCCTGGGACACGCAGTCGAAGATGAAGCGGCTGGGCTTCCCGATGATGTCGGCCTGGCGCTGGGCGGCCATCTCCACGGCTCGGACCAGACAGCCGGTACCTGCGGGGCACAGGGGACCGGGTCAAAGGGCGGGAAGGGGGCCCGCCGCCCGCCCCCCAGCCTCCCGCCCCAGGGCGCACGGACCCGCGATGAAGCGGCCGTTCTCCAGCGGAAGCCGGTTGTCCATGTTAGTGCCCACGAGCAGGCAGTCGGGCTGCTGCAGGTAGCGCAGGGCCTTGGTGAGCTTCATGTAACTGAAGTGCGGGTCAAAGCCCACCACCACTGCGCGCACGTCGGGCTCCAGCGGCGCGTGCAGCCAGTCACCGGGACCCTCGCCCTGCAGTGGCTCGGGCCCCACGCCCACGCTGGTGACGCCCACGGCCTCCAGCTCGGCGGCCAGAGCCGGACTGCCAAGCACATAGGCCTTGGGCGCGGGCGCGCCGGCTAGGCGCTGGCGCAGGTAGAGAGCGGTGCAGTAGGCCGTGCCGAAGACCTCCAGGCCGGCGCCGGGCCCCGCGGGGCCGCCGAAGCCCAGGCGCCGCAGCTTCTCGGCGTAGGCAGCGCGGGTCTTGCTGCTGTTGTTGGTGATGAAGCCCAGGCGCTTGCCGCGGGCCCGCAGCGCCCGCAGGGCCTCGGGAGCGCCAGGCACGGCCGTCTCCCCGCGCCACAGTACGCCGTCGCAGTCAAACAGCAACGTGTCCACGTCGGCCAGCAGCGCCTGTGCCCGCTCGGCGCTCAGCCGCACGCAGCGGGCGTCGTCGCCACCggcctccgccgccgccgccatcgCCTCCCGCCGGCCGCTGCCGCCCGCCGGCCGCTCCTCGCAGCCGCCCGCCGCGGCGCCCTCCCCGCCCCCGGGGCGCTCATTGGCTCCGCGCCTCGCGCCCACCACCCATTGGTCTGCACCTTCGCCAATCCGCCCCCGCCTCCCGCGGGCTGCGGGAGGTCAGCGCCAATCGGCGAGGGCCGGTGCGGGGAGGCGGGCGATCATTGGCTACCGGGCTCGGGGCGCCCCGGTGATTGGCTGGCAGGGCGCCAACCGGCATTCGGAGTGAAGCGCTCGCTGCGGAAATGCTGCAGAGGGGAGAGTAGCGCAGGCGCAAGGCCGGTGCTCCCCGGCGGCCGCGGGGCCGCTCACCCATTGGAAGCGAGTGGTCAGCCTAGGTGACGAGGCCCTTCACGGAGTGACCCGGCCCAGGCCGGCTGCCCATTGGCCGGTCTCTCCCGCGGGCACGGGCGGGGCTCCAGCAGGAGCGTCGCGGGAGGGGGCTGGGGCCGTAGGGGCCGAGGCACCTCCGCCGGCCGCGCCCGTGCCTCTGCTGTGGACGCGCTCGGGACACCGGGCCACCACGTGGGTCGCTTACCTGCGAGTCCCGCGAGCCAGCCCGGGGCTCCTTCCCCGGCAGGCCTGCGTACTCGCCTCATTCCTTTGCGAAAACGCGTTCCCTGTGCCTTGGAGGTCACACGAACCAGACATTACCAGGCCGTGGGGTAAGGGTCTAAGGACACTGCCTAGAACCTGGTACTCAGTGATTGCTCGCCGTCATCGTCAATTATTAGGTATTTAATTGAAGCAAAACATTACATTAAAGGGTATGAAAACCGTGCAACTCGATGGaagttttacattatttatttatttatttatttatttatttatttattgagacggagtctcgctctgtcgcccaggctggagtgcagtggcgcgatgtcagctcactgccagctcagcctcccgggttcacgccattctcctgcctcagcctcccgagtagctgggactacaggcgcatgccgccacgcctggctaattttttgtgtttttagtagagacggggtttcaccgtgttagcgaggatggtcttgatctgctgacctcgtgatccgcccgcctcagcctcccaaagtgctgggattacaggcgtgagccaccgcgcccggccagaagttttacatttttacatgtatatatatattttgcgacagggtcttgctgtctcccaggccggagtggAGTGgccggatcacagctcactgtagccttgacctcccaggctcatgtgatgCTCCTACCTAAGCATCCAAAGTAGCCGGGACcagaggtgtgtgccactacgcctaatttttttttttttttttgagatggatttttgctcatttcccaaactggagtgcaatggcgcgatctcggctcactgcaacctgtgcctcctgggttcaagcaattctcctgcctcagcctcccgagaacctgggattacaggcatgcaccaccatgccaggctaattttttgtatttttagtagaaatggagtttcaccatgttgaccaggctggtctcaaactcctgacctcaggtgatccacccccccttggcctcccagagtcctgggattacaggcgggagccaccaagcccaacctaatttttttttttttttttgagacggagtcttgctgtgtctcctagactggagtgcagtggcacggtctcgactgcaagctccacctcccaggttcacgccattctcctgcctcagcctcccgagtagctgggactacaggcgcccaccaccacgcctggctaattttttgtatttttagtagagacagagtttcaccgtgttagccaggatggtcttgatctcctgacctcgtgatccacccgcctcggcctcccaaagtgctaggattacaggcgtgagccaccacgcccagccttttttttctataaatttaaattttttgtagagatggagtctcactatgttggccaggctggtctccaactcctggcctccagtgatcctcctgtcttggcctcccaaagggctgggattacaggcgtgaactaccgcACCTAGCaaattttttacatatgtatatgcttGTGTAAACATAACCCAGACCAAAGTATAAAGTATTTCCAACACCCCAGGAAGTTCCCTCTTGTTCCTATCCAGTCAACAGCAGATAGCACATTGCCGACTACTTTTCTGACTCCTATCACCACAGAGTCACGACCAAGCCTCTGGACTGCTTTATACCTGGGATTATATGGTATGTGTTTCTGGCTCTTGCTTCTATGATTTAACATAATGTTTATGAAATTCATCCttctggctgggtgctgtggctcacgcctataatcccagccctttcggaggccgaggcgggcagatcacctgaggtcaggagttggagaccagcctggccaatatggtgaaaccctgtctctaccaaaagaacaaaaattagccaaatgtgatggcacatgactgtaatattagctacttgagaggccgaggtaggagaatcgcttgcacctgggaggcggaggctgcagtgagctgagattgcaccactgcactccagcccgggcaacagagcaagagtccatatcaaaaaaaaaaaaaaaaaaaaggctgggcgcggtggctcacacctgtaaccccagcactttgggaggccgagaggggtggatcatgaggtcaggagatcgagaccatcttggctaatacggtgaaaccccgtctctactaaaaatacaaaaaaattagctgggcgtggtggtgggggcctatagtcccagctactcgggaggctgaggtagcagaatggtgtgaacccgggaggcggagcttgcagtaagccgagattgcgccattgcactccagcctgggcaacagagcgagactccgtctcaaaaaaaaaaaccaaaaaatgacCTTGACCTTGAGCAGAACTGGATTTGACAACAATCACACTCTGCATTTACTACAGGGCAAGAGGTAGCTGATTTGAGACAACGGCTGGAATGGGGACTGTTGATGATGCCCAGCCACGGGCCGTCTTCTTCCACACTCGCCCGGCTGCCTTGGCTTACTGGGCACTCTGTGAGCATCTAGGCTGCAGCACCACTGCTCCTTACCTTCATTACCTCCTTAGAGTCACAGGACAGGCCTGAGAGGCAGGGATTATTCATATCTCCATTTATAGATGGCCAAACTGAGCCACGGAGAGTCGCCGGCTGGACAAGGTTGAGTTGGGATTAAACTCAGTCGACCCCAAAGCTGAGCTCTGCCCCATCTGGTCGGCTTAACATCCTCAGAATGTGCTTGTATGTCTGCAGGTGGGAGGGGAGGCATGGTCACTTGTGGGGAAGGTCCTggcagaggctgggagggaaAGTGCGCTTGAGAGGAGAGGACTGACTTTGGGAACAAGGTGATGTGGCCCTGCTTCTGGGGGTAGAGGACCCCTTTGGGTGCCCCCCACACAGGAGGCATTCAGTCTCTATCTGTGAGGGGATGACTCCACTGTCTCCCCAGGTAAGCATCGTGTACTGCAAGCTGACCTGGGGATGACTTTCagtggcacaaaaacagacactaTTTCATGTTAACAGAGTTGAATCAAtttacatagcaatagaaaatataagtagctcactgggcatggtagctcacgcctgtaatcccagcactttgggaggctgaggcaggtggatcacctgaggtcaggagtttgagaccagccttactaacatggagaaaccccatctctactaaaaatacaaaattagctgggtgtggtggtgcatgcctgtaatcccagctactcgggaggctgaggggcaggagaatcatttgaacctgggaggcggaggttgtggtgagccgagattgcaccactgcactccagcctaggcaacaagagtgaaactcccactcaaaaaaaaaaaaaaaatagctgggtgtggtagcgtgcacctgtagtcccagctactcgggaggctgaggcaggagaatcacttgaatccgggaggcagaggttgtggtgagcagagattgcgccactgcctgGGTAACAACAGTGAAATTctctcccccccaaaaaaaaaaaaaaaaaaaaaaaatatatatatatatatatatatatatataacaaatatatataaaacaaatatatatataacatatatataaacaaatacatatatataaaacaaatataggccgggcgcggtggctcacgcctgtaatcccagcactttgggaggccgagacgggcggatcacgaggtcaggagatcgagaccatcctggctagcacggtgaaaccccatctctactaaaaaatacaaaaaactagccgggcgaggtggcgggcgcctgtagtcccagctacttgggagaccaaggcaggagaatggcgtgaacccgggaggcggaggttgcagtgagccgagatcacaccactgcactccagcctgggcgacagagcgagactccatctcaaaaaaaaaaaaaaaaaaaaaaaaaaaaaaaacaaatatatatatatatatataaaatatgtatatgtagcCATTGAATCAGTGTTTTCACAGATgtattgattcttcttttttttttttttttttttttttttgagacggagtctcgctctgtcgccagggctggagcgcagtggccggatctcagctcactgcaagctccgcctcccgggttcccgccattctcctgcctcagcctcctgtgtagctgggactacaggcgcccgccacctcgcccggctagttttttgtatttttttagtagagacggggtttcaccgtgttcgccaggatggtctcgatctcctgacctcgtgatccgcccgtctcggcctcccaaagtgctgggattacaggcttgagccaccgcgcccggccttttttttttttttgagacggaatctcactctgtcacccgggctggagtgcagtggtgtgatctcggctcactgcaacctccgcctcccgggttcacgccattctcctgcctcggcctcccaagtagctgggactacaggcgcccgccacctcgcccggctagttttttgtaatttttagtagagacggggtttcaccgtgttagtcaggatggtcttgatctcctgacctcgtgatccgcctgcctcggcctcccagtgctggagttacaggtgtgagccaccgcgcccggcctcacagaGGTATTGCTTCTAATGAGTTAAGCTAAAAAGAGGGATGTTGAAAAAGGATGcaagtgaccaaaaaaaaaaaaaaaaaaaagaaaaaggtaatttAAATATTCTTCAACATGGGATTGGCTAAATAAAGGATTTTggaggccggacgcagtggctcacacctgtaatcccagcactttgggaagctgaggtgggcggatcttaaggtcaagagttagagaccagctgggccaatatactgaaaccctgtctcaattaaaaatacaaaaattagctgggcgtggtggcacgtgcttgggaggctgaggcagacttgcttgaacccaggagatggaggttgcagtgagccaaggttgcaccactgcactctagcctgggtgacagagcaagactccatctcaaaaaaaaaaaaaaaaggattttgtgGTTCTTGTTTGGGTCTGGCCGTGGAATGTCCACAGGCATAATTCTGTTGAGCCAGGCTGAGGCCTGCCTGGGAAAGGACGCCATCTGGAGAAAGGGAGGCTCTATTCTTGCTgcctgtgcctggcctctctgcCTTCCAGGGGCCTGGGCTCCAGCCAAAGCAGGGCCTGAGGTCACCTAGTCAGGAtgcccttttctttttgagacagggtctcactttgttagccaggctggctggcagtggtgccatctcagctcactgcaatctccacctcaccaggttcaagcaattctcctgcctcagcctccctagtagctgggattataggtgtgtgctaccatagctggctaacttttctatttttaatagagatggggatttctgctgtgtgggccaggctggtctcaaacttctgacctcagatgatctgtctgcctcggcctcccagaatgctgggattacaggcgtgagccactgctcccagccccctTTGCCTC
This genomic window from Macaca mulatta isolate MMU2019108-1 chromosome 20, T2T-MMU8v2.0, whole genome shotgun sequence contains:
- the BRICD5 gene encoding BRICHOS domain-containing protein 5 isoform X5, producing the protein MKPANCRAERPKPGPTGVKTKPTCGGWRATGLSLLLLLLALATAGAVAGGLLGFAQGPPKGCICYRPEEHQACFLRLMEDSDRETLRLLMDTSKVQEPRGPAQDTQHTQELLAVQGSHEVDPAQVGDLVQRLCTRTPIYWARRAEGESGPLWGEARPSGWFDELGAEPLGIHGTLATGPRRQRLIYLCIDICFPSNICVSVCFYYLPD
- the BRICD5 gene encoding BRICHOS domain-containing protein 5 isoform X6 — protein: MPRPNQTILVDVARNAATITVTSPQSNHSWVVLFDGQSGCICYRPEEHQACFLRLMEDSDRETLRLLMDTSKVQEPRGPAQDTQHTQELLAVQGSHEVDPAQVGDLVQRLCTRTPIYWARRAEGESGPLWGEARPSGWFDELGAEPLGIHGTLATGPRRQRLIYLCIDICFPSNICVSVCFYYLPD
- the BRICD5 gene encoding BRICHOS domain-containing protein 5 isoform X3, encoding MKPANCRAERPKPGPTGPRLQTLRMTLPSPHMPRPNQTILVDVARNAATITVTSPQSNHSWVVLFDGQSGCICYRPEEHQACFLRLMEDSDRETLRLLMDTSKVQEPRGPAQDTQHTQELLAVQGSHEVDPAQVGDLVQRLCTRTPIYWARRAEGESGPLWGEARPSGWFDELGAEPLGIHGTLATGPRRQRLIYLCIDICFPSNICVSVCFYYLPD
- the BRICD5 gene encoding BRICHOS domain-containing protein 5 isoform X1 yields the protein MKPANCRAERPKPGPTGVKTKPTCGGWRATGLSLLLLLLALATAGAVAGGLLGFAQGPPKPRLQTLRMTLPSPHMPRPNQTILVDVARNAATITVTSPQSNHSWVVLFDGQSGCICYRPEEHQACFLRLMEDSDRETLRLLMDTSKVQEPRGPAQDTQHTQELLAVQGSHEVDPAQVGDLVQRLCTRTPIYWARRAEGESGPLWGEARPSGWFDELGAEPLGIHGTLATGPRRQRLIYLCIDICFPSNICVSVCFYYLPD
- the BRICD5 gene encoding BRICHOS domain-containing protein 5 isoform X4, which translates into the protein MKPANCRAERPKPGPTGVKTKPTCGGWRATGLSLLLLLLALATAGAVAGGLLGFAQGPPKPRLQTLRMTLPSPHMPRPNQTILVDVARNAATITVTSPQSNHSWVVLFDGQSGCICYRPEEHQACFLRLMEDSDRETLRLLMDTSKSLLNRSKSLGALPRTPNTPRSCWQCRGATRWTLPRWGIWCSACAQGPPSTGPGEQRGPGDSG
- the BRICD5 gene encoding BRICHOS domain-containing protein 5 isoform X2 is translated as MKPANCRAERPKPGPTGVKTKPTCGGWRATGLSLLLLLLALATAGAVAGGLLGFAQGPPKPRLQTLRMTLPSPHMPRPNQTILVDVARNAATITVTSPQSNHSWVVLFDGQSGCICYRPEEHQACFLRLMEDSDRETLRLLMDTSKVQEPRGPAQDTQHTQELLAVQGSHEVDPAQVGDLVQRLCTRTPIYWARRAEGPRRQRLIYLCIDICFPSNICVSVCFYYLPD
- the PGP gene encoding glycerol-3-phosphate phosphatase isoform X1; amino-acid sequence: MAAAAEAGGDDARCVRLSAERAQALLADVDTLLFDCDGVLWRGETAVPGAPEALRALRARGKRLGFITNNSSKTRAAYAEKLRRLGFGGPAGPGAGLEVFGTAYCTALYLRQRLAGAPAPKAYVLGSPALAAELEAVGVTSVGVGPEPLQGEGPGDWLHAPLEPDVRAVVVGFDPHFSYMKLTKALRYLQQPDCLLVGTNMDNRLPLENGRFIAGTGCLVRAVEMAAQRQADIIGKPSRFIFDCVSQEYGINPERTVMVGDRLDTDILLGVTCGLKTILTLTGVSTLGDVKNNQESDCVSKKKMVPDFYVDSIADLLPALQG
- the PGP gene encoding glycerol-3-phosphate phosphatase isoform X2, translating into MAAAAEAGGDDARCVRLSAERAQALLADVDTLLFDCDGVLWRGETAVPGAPEALRALRARGKRLGFITNNSSKTRAAYAEKLRRLGFGGPAGPGAGLEVFGTAYCTALYLRQRLAGAPAPKAYVLGSPALAAELEAVGVTSVGVGPEPLQGEGPGDWLHAPLEPDVRAVVVGFDPHFSYMKLTKALRYLQQPDCLLVGTNMDNRLPLENGRFIVPAVWSEPWRWPPSARPTSSGSPAASSSTACPRNTASTPSAPSWWETAWTQTSS